Sequence from the Amaranthus tricolor cultivar Red isolate AtriRed21 chromosome 1, ASM2621246v1, whole genome shotgun sequence genome:
GAGATAAAGTTTTGGTTTTCCGGTTCACAGATGTTGGAAAGCTCCCCCCTCCAGTGTTGCAGTTCGTGGAAGTGTCATTTGGTTATACGCCAGAGAATATCCTTTACAAAAACCTTGATTTTGGTGTAGACCTTGACTCTAGGATTGCTTTGGTCGGTCCCAATGGTGCTGGAAAAAGTACACTCCTGAAGCTGATGACAGGGGATTTGGTTCCTCTTGAGGGCATGGTGAGGCGGCACAACCATTTGAGGATTGCTCAGTACCATCAGCATCTGGCAGAGAAGCTTGACCTAAACATGTCGGCTCTTCTATATATGATGCAAGAATATCCAGGAAATGAAGAAGAGAAAATGAGGGCGGCAATAGGAAAGTTTGGGCTGTCTGGTAAAGCACAGGTAATGCCTATGAAAAATTTATCTGATGGGCAGCGTAGCCGAGTTATTTTTGCTTGGCTGGCTTACCGTCAGCCACACATGTTGTTGCTAGATGAACCTACTAATCACTTGGATATTGAGACTATTGATTCATTGGCCGAGGCCTTGAATGAATGGGATGGTGGTATGGTTCTTGTCAGTCACGATTTCAGGCTTATAAACCAAGTGGCTCATGAAATATGGGTATGTGAGAATCAGAAAGTCACTCGTTGGGAAGGCGATATTATTGCCTTCAAAGAGCATTTAAAGAAGAAAGCTGGATTATCCGATTGAGGCAAAGGATTTTTATAGTGGatgatttgtcaaaatgttTACTAGTATGTACACCTCACATTCCGTTGTGCTTTAATGAGCTAAGCTCCTTTCTGATTATGAGTCTCGAGCCAGCATCATTGAGCATTACTGTTGaatgagttttttttgttttttctttttttttatttttgttcttttacTTGCGATTACCCTATAAAACAATCTCAGTAGTTAACCAATGAGACTGCCTTGTAAACGAGATCATATGTGAACCTTTATgttttgaatatatatttactattatttttgttctCTATGTAACTTATTTGAAGGAATCATTATTTACTGAATATTACTTCCAAGTCATTAACTTAAGTTGGAATCTACTGCATTTCTAACGATATTTGTACTTTTGAGTCAATATTTCTTTCTTGATGTTTTAAGTTTAAAAAGTAGATTGAATTGGTAGTGAATGCATTGAAAGAAACAATGCTATTTATTTCTATAGTTGTAAAAAATATCTAAATAGTATGTGAATAGTTTACTATTTATAGTATAAATATGCATACATTCTTACATTGTAATAGTATGAATACACTGATATACGAATTTGATATCAATCACttatactacttttctccttatattctccctaccttttAACACGTTATTAACACCATTTTTCGCTCTTAAAAATTCAAGAAGgtaattttgttttcttatcaaaagattacaatatattttttagCCACAAcatggaccaacaatcaaacggtatcaatattattatttaaggtGTTACCAACATCGTTCCATACTTTATTCTTGAAGAAAATTGTATAACTGTTACTACCAACCTAGCTAGTAGTGGTTCAAACAAACTGCGACGACATAACCTAAATAATACCACGTAAATGAAAACCCAAAGCCAAGTCCCAATGATACAACTAATCCACCAGTACAACCACCCACTAATAAACAACCACAACCTACTGATAACCCACCAGTCCAACCTACTAATGATCCTACAGTACCACAAGAAagtaataaaaggaaaaatggtGAATGCGAAAAACTAGTAGTAAACGTTTTCAAACtattaacccataaaataatttattttaatagtacTGTTTAATCTTTATGTTCGTTTTTACTTTTTCAGCCACCTATATCGACTGGCTAATATAACATTGTTATCGCCTTTATGGACGATTTTATCTGTATTTCTCTGATCATGTCGTCATATTATGTGCCTACGCATTTGATTACTTTAATCTATGAAATTATATACATCACACTTTTTTACATTTATACGTATATAATCgataaactaataaaatataatttcaccataaaaaatatatatatatatatatatatatatatgtgtgtgtgtgtgtgtgtgtgtgtatctgtttgtgtgtatatgtaaatatatatatatatatatatatatatatatatatatatatatatatatatatatatatatatatatatatatatatatatatatatatatatatatatatatatatatatatatatatatatatatatatatatatatatatatatatatatatatatatatatatatatatatatacacacacatatatatatatatatatatatatatacatatatatatgtatgtatatatatatatatatatatatatatgtatatatatatatatatatatagatatatatgtatatatatatatatatatatatatatatatatatatatatatatatatatatatgtatatatatatatatatatgtatatatatatatatatatatgtatatatatatatatatatatatgtatatatatatatatatatgtatatatatatatatatatatatatatgtatatatatatatatatgtatatatatatatatatatatatatatatatatatatatatgtatatatatatatatatgtgtatatatatatatatatatgtatatatatatatatatatatatgtatatatatatatatgtatatatatatatatatatatatatatatgtatatatatatatatatatatgtatatatatatatatatatatatatatatatatatatatatgtatatatatatatatatatatatatatatatatatatgtatatatatgtatatatatatatatatatatatatatatatatatatatatatatatatatatatatatatatgtatatatatatatatgtatatatatatatatgtatatgtatatatgtatatgtatatatgtatatgtatatatatatatatatatatatatatatatatatatatatatatatatatatatatatatatatatatatatatatatttatatatatatatatatatatatatatatatatatgtatatatatatatatatatatatgtatatatatatatatatatatgtatatatatatgtatatatatatgtatatatatatatatgtatgtatatatatatatatatatatatatatatatatatatatatatatatatgtatatatatatatatatatatatatatatatatatatatatatatatatatatatatatatatgtatatatatatatatatatatatatatatgtatatatatatatatatgtatatatgtatatatatatatatatatatatgtatatatatatatatatatatgtatatatatgtatatatatatatatatatatatgtatatatatatatatatatatatatatatatatatatatatatatatatatatatatatatatgtatatatataaatatatgtatatatatgtatatatatatatacatatatatatatatatatacgtatatatatatatatacatatgtatatatatatatatatatatatatatatatatatatatatatatatatatatatatatatatatatatatatatatatatatatatatatatatatatatatatatatatatatacatatgtatatatatatatatatatacatatgatatatatatatatatacatatatatatatatatatattatatatatatatatatatatatatatatatatatacatatatatagatatagatatatatatatatatatatatatatatatattatacatatatatatatatatacatatatatatatatatatatatatatatatatatatatatatatatatatatatatagcatatatatatacatatgtatatatatatatatatatatatatatatatatatatatatatatatatatatatatatatatatataatatatatatatatatatatatatatatatatatatatataaatatatatatatatatatatatatatatatatatatatatatatatatatatataatatacatatatatatatatatatatatatatatatatatatatatatatatatatacatatacatatatatatatatataaatatacatatatatatatatatatatatatatatatatatatatatatatatatatatatatatatatatatatatatatatataatatatatatatatatatatatatatatatatatatatatatatatatatatatatatatatatatatatgtatatatacatatatatatatatatatatatatatatataatatatattatatatgtatatatacaatatatatatatatatatatattatatatatatatatatatatatatatatatatatgtatatatacatatatatatattatatatatatatatatatatatatatatatatatatatatatatatacatatatatatatatatatatatattatatatatgtaatatatatattatatatatatatattatatatatatatatatatatatatttatatatatatatatatatatatatatatatatatatatatatatatatatatatatatatataatatatatatctatatatatatatttatatatatatacatatatatatatatatatatatatatatatacatatatatatatatataatatatatatataatatatatatacatatatatatatatatatatatacatatatatatatatatatatatatatatatatatatatatatNNNNNNNNNNNNNNNNNNNNNNNNNNNNNNNNNNNNNNNNNNNNNNNNNNNNNNNNNNNNNNNNNNNNNNNNNNNNNNNNNNNNNNNNNNNNNNNNNNNNTGGAACTTCTCAAAGTAAACCGTGCGCTTGCagttattaaaatttgcacCTATCAAGTTTTTGGCGCCGTTGCTGGGGAGGCGACGCATAAtccttttgttttgttgattgatcTACTTTACACTTGCTTGTTGTCCCCTATCCTAGACCCCTTTGTGTTTAAGTTCTTTGAATGCATAGAAGAGCTCGATCTCTAGAGCAATACGACCTAGAGATCGAAGCTACTGCCCGTAGACTGAATGCCGAACGCCTAAGGCGGTTAAGGCGACAACAAGACCAAATGGCCAACAATGCTAACCGATCCTTTGGCCAACTGGGTGCGCCCACGCTCACCCAAACTTCCATTCCATGTATCGTCAAATCCGATTTCGGTACATAACgattattcatattaacttttcataatttttaattattaacaattagagatattaacgaTTGAATAAGTGAATTGGATAAAGTgtataaagcaaatgagacattagtaATGAATTGAAGGAAGTATTATTATGGGGTCAACGAGCCCTAATCTGATGGGCCTAGTCAAAAGGCCCAAAACCCCTAGAAGTCAGTCAAGATATCAAGAGAGCCCACCTTAAGGGTGAAATTACCAAAATACCCCTGGAACAATCAACTCATGTCATTTATTGCCATATAAATACCCTTATTTATTACCATTTAAGGTATGTCTTTTTCTCACCAAAAACTCCCTCTCTCTCAACTACTAACATTTATTTCTTGTTCCACATTTCCGACCACTGACTAGAGCGTCGGAGAGGCTTTTCGGGAAGCAACCCCCGAATAAGTGACTCTCTGTTCATTTTGCAGGTCAATAGCCGAACCCAATTTGAGTATTCGGACTCTTCAGCAGCAGGATCCATTTTACAAAGGGTCTTTTCCTTCTCACGTTAAGTTGACCAATTTCTTTGCATAAACAAATATTCATAATTCATGATTGCAACATTTTTTTAGttgcaaaataataataaccaaacattacaaaacatttattaaagtatatttttaaagacacttaaaaaaaagagtatatttttaaagaaaagaaaaaaaactgtCATCAATTAAACTTCAAAAACTTATTGAAAATTTGCTATTATCAGAAAGCTACTTCTCGATCTTCTCGGTTGTTCTCCTTTCATCCTCTGCACCGTTCTTCTCCTCTTCCCCTCTCCGACCACCGTCAGTCATCTGCCGGTGTGAGTCCAATCATGATCAACCGTCTACCGCTGTATGTACTTTTATTTCTCTGTTTCTCGATCTATCTGAAATACAAGAATTAGTATGGATTTTATAGTTTCTTCCATCGGTTTCTTCAATCTGTTTCTTCAATTGAATTTGGGATTTAGatattgatgatgattatgaaTTGTTTCGTCAATTTGTTTATAACAAGTACAACTTAGGGTTTACAAAAAATGATGATGCCCTTTCAATAAGCATTTTCCCCTGTCGCTATCAACAACCTCAATTCGTCAAATCTTCGTCCAAATTTACATTCCCTTAACATAAGAGTGAGTTGTTTGGTGTAGGTTGTGTTTATATGCTTAGTTATTGTTTGGGGTTGTTTTAACCAATTTCTAAACGAGATAAGCTTGTATCTTAAAAGATTAGGGTGTTTATTCTTGATCTTAATTTAgtgattgttaaaaaaaaaactcatatatGACAAGAGGCTTTACGATGCACTTTGTTTGTCCATTACCATTTCTCCACTCTGTTATATGTTCCTTTGGCTACTTAGGATTTACATTATTTTGCACTCCCTTTATGTTCCACTTTGTCCCCCAGAGATGTAACCCAATTGATACATCCCGAGGACGAGGAGGATCACATTGAAGGGCATCGTGATCAAACTCTTAGAGGTGCTCAAAGATTATTGGAGCACTACAACAGTGGAAAGGTGATTATAGCCTTGTTTTTTCCCCCTAGAAGTCCTTGTTTTTTCCGCTTTTAGTCTTCTattgtttgtgtttttgttgtcttttgttAACCATGCATAATTTACAGGGTACCAACTATGAGCTTGTAGAAGCGTTGAGAAGTGGTGCCATAATGATGCCTGATGGTATTGCGCTCCATTGCAATTTCACAGCTAAACCAGCCAATCAGGATTCCGGTTCTTCCATTAAGCTCTTCTTTGGCGAGATGCTCATTGGTCCAGACGATGTTGATAAAGTCACTTATTGTGATATATTAAATGGTGGagtttcttttctctttaagaaaatgattaaGAGAACAAATTGTTTGACTTCTTATTCTTCACTCAACAAgaatcataatatatatctatttataatTGGAATGAAATGGTCCGAGTTATTCCACATACGACCTTTTTTATCGTCATTAATTGTGAATAATTTCTAATGTCCGTAGGTAAATCTCATGGCTCCAAGGATTGCGGAGAAAACGCCGACATTAAGCATCCCCCTGCTGAACTTTTAACGCGCAGTTATTATGATGTTTCCGATACTATACGTAATCGCTCACATACTCGCTTGGGTGGCAGTTCAGTCatttgttttacttatttaatgttacgttgattttgatcttgaatttttggttgaattctCAGGTGAGATGTCGCCAAAGAGATGTGCAACTGTGCCTCTTAATTCTGCAAAGAAGCAAAAAACTTTGGAATATGGGTAATGATGTTATAAAAACAAGTTAAATggaattttattgctttttgtatttttttcttttagtaaATCAATTGTGGAGCAAGGTTACGTAAGGGATGACCTCAAATATtctcaatatttaatttatgttacCTATGATGTTTCATGAAATTATTATTGTGGATTTGTTGTTTTCTTTCTGTCTCAATTACTTGCTATCACATTTTTGCTTTATGACTTTTGGCTTCttagtagttcaaatttggacaatgaaTTCGAGTTTGATGCAATGGAATATCCTCAATCTCCGGTTTGTCCTCCCTACGAGTAAGCTTCATCATCACTTCTATTGTCATGCTTTCAGTAGTCTCCACAAAGTGTGGTTACCTGTTTTATTGACAATAATCTAGTTTATCATGGACTGATTGATATGCATAAGTTGTAGCTTCATGTTTTCTGGCTAGATTGATTAATGTGCACAATGCATCTAGagttcaaatttggacaatgaaTTCGAGTTTGATGCAATGGAATATGTTGGAATCTCTGTTTTCATAACGACATTTTTTTTTGCTGCACTAATTAATCTCGTTGCTGTTCCACTTTTCCCTATGGTTCATCAATCAATTTTATCACCCAAATTTGACAtagatttttgtcttttttccgATTGTTCATTTTATATAACATGTTGTGTATTCTGCCCTTgcgtttatttttcttatattaatgTAATTTAGCTTTACCTAACTATGACACTTACATTCTCTTCAGCCGTGGACTAAATTAAGATTACACTCTTAGTCCTTTGCAATTATGCATGATATTACTTGTATGAGACTTTTGGAATGCTTTTGATGCTCATTGTTGTCCCTTGCCATTTCTCCTCTGTGTCGTATGTTCCTATGGCTGGAAAGGATTTACATAATTTTGCTTTTCCTTTCTACTCCTCGGCATTCTTGTTCTCCTCTATAGATAACCCTTGCAGAGATAAGGCTTATGTCTATGAAATAAATTCTTGTTATGGAAACCCATGTTTTCTGATTACTGTTTTGCACTCAAAACTCATTTCATGATCAAGGTATCCCGAGGACGAGGAGGATCACATTGAAGGGCATCGTCGTCAAACTCTTAGAGGTGCTCAAAGATTATTGGACCACTACAACAATGAAAAGGTGATTATAGCCTTGTTTTTTCCCCCCTAGAAGTCCTTGTTTTTTCTGCTTTTAGTCTTctattgtttgtgtttgtgttatcTTTTGTTAACCATGCATAATTTACAGGGTACCAACTATGAGCTTGTAGAAGCGGTGACAAGTGGTGCCATAATGAAGCCTGATGGTATTGCGCTCCATTGCAATTTCACAGCTAAACCAGCCAATCAGGATTCCGATTCTTCCATTAAGCTCTTCTTTGGCGAGATGCTCATTGGTCCAAACGATTTTCATATAGTCACTTATTGTGATATATTAAATGGTGGagtttcttttctctttaagaaaatgattaaGAGAACAAATTGTTTGACTTCTTATTCTTCACTCAACAAgaatcataatatatatctatttataatTGGAATGAAATGGTCCGAGTTATTCCACATACGACCTTTTTTATCGTCATTAATTGTGAATAATTTCTAATGTCCGTAGGTAAATCTCATGGCTGCAAGGATTGCGGAGAAAACGCCGACATTAAGCATCCCCCTGCTGAACTTTTAACGCGCAGTTATTATGATGTTTCCGATACTATACGTAATCGCTCACATACTCGTTTGGGTGGCAGTTCAGTCatttgttttacttatttaatgttacattgattttgatcttgaatttttggttgaattctCAGGTGAGATGTCGCCAAAGAGATGTGCAACTGTGCCTATTAATTCTGCGAAGAAGGAAAAAACTTTGGAATATGGGTAATGATGTTATAAAAACAAGTTAAATggaattttattgctttttgtatttttttcttttagtaaATCAATTGTGGAGCAAGGTTACGTAAGGGATGACCTCAAATATTCTCAATATTTGATTTATGTTACCTATGATGTTTCATGAAATTATTATTGTGGATTAGTTGTTTTCTTTCTGTCTCAATTACTTGCTATCACAATTTTGCTTTATGACTTTTGGCTTCttagtagttcaaatttggacaatgaaTTCGAGTTTGATGCAATGGAATATCCTCAATCTCCGGTTTGTCCTCCCTACGAGTAAGCTTCATCATCACTTCTATTGTCATGCTTTCAGTAGTCTCCACAAAGTGTGGTTACCTGTTTTATTGACAATAATCTAGTTTATCATGGACTGATTGATGTGCATAAGTTGTAGCTTCATGTTTTCTGGCTAGATTGATTAATGTGCACAATGCATCTAGagttcaaatttggacaatgaaTTCGAGTTTGATGCAATGGAATATGTTGGAATCTCTGTTTTCATaacgacattttttttttgctgcacTAATTAATCTCGTTGCTGTTCCACTTTTCCCTATGGTTCATCAATCAATTTTATCACCCAAATTTGACAtagatttttgtcttttttccaATTGTTCATTTTATATAACATGTTGTGTATTCTGCCCTTgcgtttatttttcttatattaatgTAATTTAGCTTTACCTAACTATGGCACTTACATTC
This genomic interval carries:
- the LOC130806006 gene encoding uncharacterized protein LOC130806006, with product MINRLPLDVTQLIHPEDEEDHIEGHRDQTLRGAQRLLEHYNSGKGTNYELVEALRSGAIMMPDGIALHCNFTAKPANQDSGSSIKLFFGEMLIGPDDVDKVTYCDILNGKSHGSKDCGENADIKHPPAELLTRSYYDVSDTIREMSPKRCATVPLNSAKKQKTLEYGSSNLDNEFEFDAMEYPQSPVCPPYEYPEDEEDHIEGHRRQTLRGAQRLLDHYNNEKGTNYELVEAVTSGAIMKPDGIALHCNFTAKPANQDSDSSIKLFFGEMLIGPNDFHIVTYCDILNGKSHGCKDCGENADIKHPPAELLTRSYYDVSDTIREMSPKRCATVPINSAKKEKTLEYGSSNLDNEFEFDAMEYPQSPVCPPYEYPEDEEYHIEGHRRQTLRGAQRLLEHYNNEKGTNYELVEALTSGAIMKPDGIALHCNFTAKPANQDSDSSIKLFFGEMLIGPNDVHIVTYCDILNGKSHGCKECGENADIKHPPAELLTRSYDDVSDTIPEMSPKSGGATPMDSVKEKTRKNGKSILDQGYDTNDLGYPPSPVYTPY